The proteins below come from a single Xiphophorus hellerii strain 12219 chromosome 14, Xiphophorus_hellerii-4.1, whole genome shotgun sequence genomic window:
- the plod3 gene encoding multifunctional procollagen lysine hydroxylase and glycosyltransferase LH3 produces the protein MASCRLLWLTAVCFLSSAWAEQRKLSAENLLVVTAATEETDGFRRFVKTAAQFNYSLKVLGLGEEWKGGDVARTVGGGQKVRWLKEELLKNSEEQQLVVMFVDSYDVILAAGPDELLTRFSSLGHRVVFSAEGFCWPDQRLASKYPQVHSGKRYLNSGGFIGFSSDLAAIVQQWKFRDNDDDQLFYTRIYLDQKQRTRFNMTLDHRSRIFQNLNGAIDEVVLKFERSKVRVRNVAYDTLPVVIHGNGPTKLQLNYLGNYVPTAWTYEHGCGGCDDDLLLLGDQQDVDLPLVFLSVFIEHPTPFLDEFLQRLVTMNYPKTRIRLFIHNNVVYHEQHIQRFWERHRLLFPDAVLVGPEENLPEEKARTMAIEACQKNPGCDYFFSIDSDVALTNPDTLRILMEENKSVIAPMLSKHGKLWSNFWGALSPDGFYSRSEDYIEIVQGKRVGLWNVPYITQVYLVKGSVLRSKLSQVSLFVDEGMDPDMVFCRTIRDQGIFMFVSNRDEFGRLVASATFNTSRLHPDMWQIFDNPLDWREKYVHENYSKIFEEASGMVEQPCPDVYWFPAFSEKMCDHLVETMEDNGQWSGGSHKDERLAGGYENVPTVDIHMNQIGFEKEWLKFLKDYIAPVTEKLYPGYYPKAHSIMNFVVRYRPDEQPSLRPHHDSSTFTINIALNRKGVDYQGGGCRFLRYDCKVESPRKGWSFMHPGRLTHYHEGLPTTQGTRYIMVAFVDP, from the exons ATGGCGTCCTGTCGGCTTCTCTGGCTCACTGCCGTCTGCTTCCTCAGCTCCGCGTGGGCCGAACAGCGGAAGCTCTCAGCAG AAAATCTGCTGGTCGTTACCGCGGCAACAGAGGAGACAGACGGCTTCAGGCGCTTCGTGAAGACGGCGGCTCAGTTCAACTACAGCCTGAAG GTGCTGGGCCTGGGGGAGGAGTGGAAGGGCGGAGACGTGGCCCGGACGGTGGGCGGAGGTCAGAAGGTCAGGTGGCTGaaggaggagctgctgaagaactcggaggagcagcagctggtgGTCATGTTCGTAGACAG CTACGATGTGATCCTGGCGGCCGGTCCAGACGAGCTGCTGACCCGGTTCTCCTCTCTGGGCCACCGGGTCGTTTTCTCTGCCGAGGGGTTCTGCTGGCCCGACCAGCGCCTGGCCTCCAAGTACCCCCAGGTGCATTCTGGGAAGCGCTACCTGAACTCTGGAG GTTTCATCGGGTTCTCCTCGGACCTGGCCGCCATCGTCCAGCAGTGGAAGTTCAGGGACAACGACGACGACCAGCTGTTCTACACCCGGATCTACCTGGACCAGAAGCAGAGG ACCCGGTTCAACATGACTCTGGACCACCGATCCAGGATCTTCCAGAACCTCAACGGAGCCATCG ACGAGGTCGTCTTGAAGTttgagaggtcaaaggtcagagtgaGGAACGTGGCCTACGACACGCTTCCTGTGGTCATCCACGGCAACGGACCCACCAAG CTGCAGCTCAACTACCTGGGAAACTACGTCCCAACGGCCTGGACCTACGAACACGGCTGTGGAGGCTGCGACGACGACCTGCTGTTGCTAGGCGACCAACAG gaTGTAGACCTCCCTCTGGTCTTCCTGTCGGTCTTCATCGAACATCCGACTCCCTTCCTGGACGAGTTCCTGCAGCGTCTGGTCACCATGAACTACCCCAAGACTCGGATCCGCCTCTTCATCCACAACAAC GTGGTGtaccatgagcaacacatccAGCGGTTCTGGGAGCGCCACAGGCTTCTGTTCCCGGATGCGGTTCTGGTGGGACCTGAGGAGAACCTGCCGGAGGAGAAGGCCAGAACCATGGCGAT CGAGGCGTGCCAGAAGAACCCAGGCTGCGATTACTTCTTCAGCATCGACTCGGACGTGGCGCTGACCAACCCGGACACGCTGCGGATCCTCATGGAGGAGAACAA GTCCGTCATCGCCCCCATGCTGTCCAAACACGGCAAACTGTGGAGTAACTTCTGGGGCGCTCTGAGTCCGGACGGGTTCTACTCGCGCTCCGAGGATTACATCGAGATCGTCCAGGGCAAGAGGGT CGGGCTCTGGAACGTCCCCTACATCACCCAGGTCTACCTGGTGAAGGGCAGCGTCCTGCGGTCCAAACTCTCCCAGGTCAGCCTGTTTGTGGACGAAGGAATGGACCCGGACATGGTGTTCTGCAGAACCATCAGAGACCAG GGCATCTTCATGTTCGTCTCCAACCGAGACGAGTTCGGCCGGCTGGTGGCGTCCGCCACCTTCAACACCTCCAGACTCCATCCGGACATGTGGCAGATCTTCGACAACCCACTG GACTGGAGGGAGAAGTACGTCCACGAGAACTACTCCAAGATCTTTGAGGAGGCCAGCGGCATGGTGGAGCAG CCCTGTCCAGATGTCTACTGGTTCCCGGCCTTCTCTGAAAAGATGTGTGACCATCTGGTGGAGACCATGGAGGACAACGGCCAGTGGTCCGGAGGGTCCCACAAG GACGAGCGTCTGGCCGGCGGCTATGAGAACGTCCCCACCGTGGACATCCACATGAACCAGATCGGCTTCGAGAAGGAATGGCTCAAGTTCCTCAAGGATTACATCGCCCCCGTCACCGAGAAGCTGTACCCTGGATACTACCCCAAG GCCCACTCCATCATGAACTTTGTGGTCCGGTACCGTCCAGACGAGCAGCCGTCTCTGCGGCCGCATCACGACTCGTCCACCTTCACCATCAACATCGCCCTGAACAGGAAGGGCGTCGACTACCAG GGTGGAGGCTGCAGGTTCCTGCGCTACGACTGTAAGGTGGAGTCTCCCAGGAAGGGCTGGTCCTTCATGCATCCCGGCCGCCTCACCCACTACCACGAGGGCCTGCCCACCACCCAGGGCACCCGCTACATCATGGTGGCCTTCGTCGACCCCTGA